In Anopheles gambiae chromosome 2, idAnoGambNW_F1_1, whole genome shotgun sequence, a single window of DNA contains:
- the LOC1281068 gene encoding atlastin isoform X1: protein MEARPVQVVETSEDHSFLLNEEALSEILLQDSIKDRAIVVVSVAGAFRKGKSFLLDFFLRYMYAKYVHHQSVLEWLGDESEPLSGFSWRGGSERDTTGILMWSDIFLHDRANGEKLAIILMDTQGAFDSQSTVRDCATVFALSTMLSSVQIYNLSQNIQEDDLQHLQLFTEYGRLALADSGKKPFQRLQFLVRDWSFPYEAEYGALGGQLILQRRLEVSDKQHPELQSLRRHITSCFSEIACFLMPHPGLTVATNPSFDGRLSDITPEFKKSLRELVPMLLAPENLIVKEINGQRVKARDLVQYFKSYMAIYKGNELPEPKSMLVATAEANNLTAVAAAKEIYTQLMEDVCGGTKPYLSTAHLDSEHSRIKEKALHQFSSKRKMGGEEFSEKYREKLEQDLDETFVTFRAHNESKNIFKAARTPAVYFVIAMVMYIMSGIFGLVGLYTFANFANLIMGVALITLGTWAYIRYSGELSDFGVRLDEIANLLWENMMKPIYQSCMEKGIQHVATHATEYAISGGNAGGGRQLNGKVKHS from the exons ATGGAGGCAAGACCGGTGCAGGTCGTGGAGACGAGCGAAGATCACAGCTTTCTGCTGAACGAGGAGGCACTGTCGGAAATTCTGCTGCAGGACAGCATCAAAGACCGGGCGATCGTGGTCGTCTCGGTGGCCGGTGCCTTCCGGAAGGGCAAAAGCTTCCTGCTGGACTTTTTCCTCCGCTACATGTACGCCAAG TATGTGCATCATCAGAGCGTGCTGGAGTGGCTGGGCGATGAGAGTGAACCACTGTCCGGGTTTTCGTGGCGCGGTGGCAGCGAGCGTGACACAACGGGCATCCTGATGTGGTCCGACATTTTCCTCCACGACAGAGCCAATGGCGAGAAG CTGGCAATTATACTGATGGACACACAAGGCGCCTTTGACAGCCAGAGTACCGTGCGGGACTGTGCAACCGTGTTCGCCCTCAGCACCATGCTATCCTCCGTGCAGATTTACAACCTCTCACAGAACATACAGGAAGATGATCTGCAACATCTACAG CTCTTCACAGAGTACGGTCGGCTCGCGTTGGCCGACTCGGGCAAGAAGCCGTTCCAGCGGCTACAGTTTCTCGTGCGCGACTGGAGCTTCCCGTACGAGGCCGAGTACGGTGCGCTCGGCGGTCAGCTGATCCTGCAGCGACGGCTGGAGGTGTCGGACAAGCAGCACCCGGAGCTGCAATCGCTGCGGCGCCACATCACGTCCTGCTTCTCCGAGATCGCCTGCTTCCTGATGCCCCACCCGGGCCTGACGGTCGCCACCAATCCGAGCTTCGACGGCCGCCTGTCCGACATTACGCCCGAGTTTAAGAAGAGCCTGCGCGAGCTGGTCCCGATGCTGCTGGCGCCGGAAAATCTGATCGTGAAGGAAATCAACGGCCAGCGGGTGAAGGCCCGGGATCTGGTGCAGTACTTCAAATCGTACATGGCCATCTACAAGGGCAACGAGCTGCCGGAGCCGAAAAGCATGCTGGTGGCGACGGCGGAAGCGAACAACCTGACGGCGGTCGCCGCAGCGAAGGAAATCTACACGCAGCTGATGGAGGATGTGTGCGGGGGCACCAAACCGTACCTCAGCACGGCCCACCTGGACTCGGAGCACAGCCGCATCAAGGAGAAGGCGTTGCATCAG TTTTCGTCCAAGCGAAAAATGGGCGGCGAAGAGTTTTCGGAAAAGTATCGGGAAAAGTTGGAACAGGATCTGGACGAAACGTTCGTCACGTTCCGGGCGCACAACGAGAGCAAGAACATCTTCAAGGCCGCCCGCACGCCCGCCGTCTACTTCGTGATCGCGATGGTAATGTACATCATGAGCGGCATCTTCGGGCTGGTCGGGCTGTACACGTTTGCCAACTTTGCCAACCTGATCATGGGCGTTGCGCTGATCACGCTAGGCACGTGGGCCTACATCAG GTATAGCGGCGAGCTGAGCGACTTTGGCGTACGGTTAGACGAGATCGCGAACCTGCTGTGGGAAAAT
- the LOC1281068 gene encoding atlastin isoform X2, whose product MEARPVQVVETSEDHSFLLNEEALSEILLQDSIKDRAIVVVSVAGAFRKGKSFLLDFFLRYMYAKYVHHQSVLEWLGDESEPLSGFSWRGGSERDTTGILMWSDIFLHDRANGEKLAIILMDTQGAFDSQSTVRDCATVFALSTMLSSVQIYNLSQNIQEDDLQHLQLFTEYGRLALADSGKKPFQRLQFLVRDWSFPYEAEYGALGGQLILQRRLEVSDKQHPELQSLRRHITSCFSEIACFLMPHPGLTVATNPSFDGRLSDITPEFKKSLRELVPMLLAPENLIVKEINGQRVKARDLVQYFKSYMAIYKGNELPEPKSMLVATAEANNLTAVAAAKEIYTQLMEDVCGGTKPYLSTAHLDSEHSRIKEKALHQFSSKRKMGGEEFSEKYREKLEQDLDETFVTFRAHNESKNIFKAARTPAVYFVIAMVMYIMSGIFGLVGLYTFANFANLIMGVALITLGTWAYIRYSGELSDFGVRLDEIANLLWENILVRFLFESIACLSSPIII is encoded by the exons ATGGAGGCAAGACCGGTGCAGGTCGTGGAGACGAGCGAAGATCACAGCTTTCTGCTGAACGAGGAGGCACTGTCGGAAATTCTGCTGCAGGACAGCATCAAAGACCGGGCGATCGTGGTCGTCTCGGTGGCCGGTGCCTTCCGGAAGGGCAAAAGCTTCCTGCTGGACTTTTTCCTCCGCTACATGTACGCCAAG TATGTGCATCATCAGAGCGTGCTGGAGTGGCTGGGCGATGAGAGTGAACCACTGTCCGGGTTTTCGTGGCGCGGTGGCAGCGAGCGTGACACAACGGGCATCCTGATGTGGTCCGACATTTTCCTCCACGACAGAGCCAATGGCGAGAAG CTGGCAATTATACTGATGGACACACAAGGCGCCTTTGACAGCCAGAGTACCGTGCGGGACTGTGCAACCGTGTTCGCCCTCAGCACCATGCTATCCTCCGTGCAGATTTACAACCTCTCACAGAACATACAGGAAGATGATCTGCAACATCTACAG CTCTTCACAGAGTACGGTCGGCTCGCGTTGGCCGACTCGGGCAAGAAGCCGTTCCAGCGGCTACAGTTTCTCGTGCGCGACTGGAGCTTCCCGTACGAGGCCGAGTACGGTGCGCTCGGCGGTCAGCTGATCCTGCAGCGACGGCTGGAGGTGTCGGACAAGCAGCACCCGGAGCTGCAATCGCTGCGGCGCCACATCACGTCCTGCTTCTCCGAGATCGCCTGCTTCCTGATGCCCCACCCGGGCCTGACGGTCGCCACCAATCCGAGCTTCGACGGCCGCCTGTCCGACATTACGCCCGAGTTTAAGAAGAGCCTGCGCGAGCTGGTCCCGATGCTGCTGGCGCCGGAAAATCTGATCGTGAAGGAAATCAACGGCCAGCGGGTGAAGGCCCGGGATCTGGTGCAGTACTTCAAATCGTACATGGCCATCTACAAGGGCAACGAGCTGCCGGAGCCGAAAAGCATGCTGGTGGCGACGGCGGAAGCGAACAACCTGACGGCGGTCGCCGCAGCGAAGGAAATCTACACGCAGCTGATGGAGGATGTGTGCGGGGGCACCAAACCGTACCTCAGCACGGCCCACCTGGACTCGGAGCACAGCCGCATCAAGGAGAAGGCGTTGCATCAG TTTTCGTCCAAGCGAAAAATGGGCGGCGAAGAGTTTTCGGAAAAGTATCGGGAAAAGTTGGAACAGGATCTGGACGAAACGTTCGTCACGTTCCGGGCGCACAACGAGAGCAAGAACATCTTCAAGGCCGCCCGCACGCCCGCCGTCTACTTCGTGATCGCGATGGTAATGTACATCATGAGCGGCATCTTCGGGCTGGTCGGGCTGTACACGTTTGCCAACTTTGCCAACCTGATCATGGGCGTTGCGCTGATCACGCTAGGCACGTGGGCCTACATCAG GTATAGCGGCGAGCTGAGCGACTTTGGCGTACGGTTAGACGAGATCGCGAACCTGCTGTGGGAAAAT